GCATATCACACAACCCTTGAGATAATGCTCTATATTCAGCTTCTGCTGTTGATCTAGACACAACATTCTGTTTCTTGCTTCTCCATGACACCAAAtttcctcccacaaacacacaGTAACCTGAAGTTGATCGTCTATCATCTTGACAGCTAGCCCAATCAGAGTCACTATAGCCATCCACTTCAAGATGTCCACTCTTCGCAAACCACAACCCTTTACCCGGAGTCCCCTTCAAGTATCTCAGGATTCTGTGAACAATATCAAGATGCCCTCTCCTTGATTCATGCATGTATCTGCTCACCACCCCCACGGCATACGTAATGTCAGGCCTAGTATGACACAAGTACAACAACCTCCCAACCAGCTTCTGATAATCTTCCTTATTCACTAGCTCACCTGATTGTGCTGTTACTTGATGATTTTGTTCAATTGGAGTAGGGGCTGCACGACATCCCATCATGCCCATGTCACTCAAAAGATCCAAGGTGTATTTTCGTTCGCACAAAGATATTCCCTTCTCTGTCCGGGCCACTTCTATGCCAAGGAAGTACTTTAGATTTCCTAAGTCTTTTACCTCAAACTCCTTGCTCAGACACCCCTTCACTCTCTTTATTTCCTCCTCATCATCTCCAGTgatgatgatatcatcaacatacactGCAACAATGGTGATCTTCTTATTAGTGTGTCTATAAAACACCGTGTGGTCACCATTACATTGGCCATACCCCATATTCCAAACAGCTCGTCTGAACCTATCAAACCATGCCCTCGGCGATTGCTTCAGACCATACAAGGATTTCTTCAGCCTGCATACCTTCCCCGTAGTCTGTTCTGTGCCAAAACCTGGCGGTATCTCCATGTATACCTCTTCTTTCAAGTCACCATGTAAgaaggcattcttgacatctaACTGGTGCAATTTCCACCCAAAGTTTGCAGCACACGAGACCAATACCCGTACCGTGTTCATCTTTGCAACtggagcaaatgtctcatcatagtcaattccatAAGTTTGACTATATCCTCTGGCAACCAATCTAGCCTTATACCGTTCCACCTTGCCCTCAGGATTCTGCTTCACAGTAAAAATCCACTTACAACTCACTGCTTTCTTTCCTGCCGGCAATGTGGTTAGCACCCATGTCTTGTTTTTTTTTCAATGCTTCTAACTCCTCTATCATCGATTcacgccacttcggatcttgctttGCAGCCTTCCAATCCCTAGGGATAGACACAGTTTGCAGAGAGGCAACAAACGCcttatatgaaggtgacaaagccTTGTAAGACACAAAATTGCCAATATCAAGGTCATCACAAGCATCATCCTTTGGCAGAG
The window above is part of the Triticum aestivum cultivar Chinese Spring chromosome 2A, IWGSC CS RefSeq v2.1, whole genome shotgun sequence genome. Proteins encoded here:
- the LOC123189979 gene encoding uncharacterized mitochondrial protein AtMg00810-like — protein: MNTVRVLVSCAANFGWKLHQLDVKNAFLHGDLKEEVYMEIPPGFGTEQTTGKVCRLKKSLYGLKQSPRAWFDRFRRAVWNMGYGQCNGDHTVFYRHTNKKITIVAVYVDDIIITGDDEEEIKRVKGCLSKEFEVKDLGNLKYFLGIEVARTEKGISLCERKYTLDLLSDMGMMGCRAAPTPIEQNHQVTAQSGELVNKEDYQKLVGRLLYLCHTRPDITYAVGVVSRYMHESRRGHLDIVHRILRYLKGTPGKGLWFAKSGHLEVDGYSDSDWASCQDDRRSTSGYCVFVGGNLVSWRSKKQNVVSRSTAEAEYRALSQGLCDMLWVKHLLCELKLLRKGPLRVWCDNQSAIAIANNPVQHDRTKHVEIDRFFIKEKLDAGIISLTHVSSGQQFADCLTKGLGTKDCNLACDKMGVLNRYGP